A genomic window from Vitis riparia cultivar Riparia Gloire de Montpellier isolate 1030 chromosome 18, EGFV_Vit.rip_1.0, whole genome shotgun sequence includes:
- the LOC117907230 gene encoding uncharacterized protein LOC117907230: MPIKVFHGTTYAGLLDKIYATTAIDRQDFELNIICRYPISSQEYKPIPIKNDEGVELLLEVPSRSGVYCVEIYLEEEPAPLRVLEATALLTKETNAVEVGDDGKNNGETSSKLSNDFPKIDDNKVLIGDRRKWEELNINCLVNVFQKVGMETLLLDVPLVCKFGIKQPSILCAGNTLFFQKTSRHLQTG; the protein is encoded by the exons ATGCCTATTAAGGTGTTCCATGGAACTACCTATGCTGGATTGTTGGACAAAATCTATGCAACCACCGCCATCGACAGACAGGATTTTGAGTTGAACATCATATGCAGATATCCTATTTCTTCACAGGAGTATAAACCGATCCCTATAAAGAATGATGAGGGGGTGGAACTTTTGTTGGAAGTGCCCAGCAGATCTGGAGTGTACTGTGTAGAAATATATTTGGAGGAAGAACCAGCACCCTTACGGGTACTTGAAGCAACTGCTTTGCTAACAAAAGAGACTAATGCAGTGGAGGTGGGTGATGATGGTAAAAATAATGGGGAGACTTCATCCAAGCTCTCAAATGATTTTCCTAAAATTGACGACAACAAAGTACtg ATTGGGGATCGAAGAAAGTGGGAGGAGTTAAACATCAACTGTTTGGTGAATGTATTTCAGAAAGTGGGAATGGAGACACTGTTGTTGGATGTACCCTTGGTATGCAAGTTTGGTATAAAGCAACCCTCCATCCTATGTGCTGGCAACACCTTATTTTTCCAGAAAACTTCGAGGCATTTGCAGACAGGATAA
- the LOC117907228 gene encoding F-box/LRR-repeat protein At3g48880-like isoform X2, translated as MEGRKWEELNMDILVNVFGRLGMESLLLDVPFVCKPWYKASREPQCWEHLIFPEYIKSDDIWEEDSPDRGFAERLVTTYQENLSVTAFMKFIVNRSGGCATIIKLPKDCTEEALEYIANECPRLKGLDVVFNNFSIEDIIPKISKWKSLEMMRLGKFHIGEFHMKSVLPQIGLHCNNFIWLSAPYAGIEKDEASAIVALLPRLKYLDLHSSFFEKEALVMILQGCKQLVHLDVRKCFGFCDDDAEILELASHIPVFMCEGSGIIPEIETSYLRDRRLDHELYCDQINHDDCVYDLFDYDDLFDGL; from the exons ATGGAGGGACGAAAATGGGAAGAGTTAAACATGGATATTTTGGTGAATGTATTTGGAAGACTGGGAATGGAGTCGTTGTTGTTGGATGTTCCCTTTGTATGCAAGCCTTGGTATAAAGCGAGCCGCGAACCTCAGTGCTGGGAGCATCTTATTTTTCCTGAATACATCAAATCTGACGATATATGGGAAGAAGATAGCCCCGACAGGGGTTTTGCAGAGAGGTTAGTGACTACATATCAAGAAAACTTGTCTGTCACTGCATTCATGAAGTTCATAGTTAACCGTAGCGGTGGATGTGCCACAATCATCAAACTCCCCAAAGACTGCACCGAGGAGGCACTGGAGTATATTGCAAACGA GTGTCCCAGATTAAAGGGTTTGGATGtggtttttaataatttttctatcgAAGATATTATTCCAAAAATAAGCAAGTGGAAAAGCTTGGAAATGATGAGACTAGGGAAATTTCATATAGGGGAATTTCACATGAAATCTGTCCTACCACAGATCGGTCTTCACTGCAACAACTTCATTTGGCTATCAGCTCCATATGCCGGCATTGAGAAAGATGAAGCATCGGCCATCGTGGCCTTACTGCCAAGACTCAAGTACTTGGATCTACATTCCTCATTTTTTGAGAAGGAAGCTCTAGTGATGATATTGCAGGGCTGCAAACAGCTAGTTCATTTAGACGTCAGGAAGTGCTTTGGTTTTTGTGATGATGATGCCGAGATATTGGAGCTTGCTTCACATATTCCTGTATTCATGTGTGAAGGGTCGGGCATAATACCTGAGATAGAAACCAGTTATCTGCGTGACCGCAGGCTTGACCATGAGCTATACTGCGATCAAATTAATCACGATGACTGTGTTTATGATTTATTCGATTATGATGATTTGTTTGACGGTTTGTGA